The Mangrovibacterium diazotrophicum DNA window TAAGACAAAATGAACAGCCCGTCCGGCTGGAGGACATTTAAAAGGGGCAACGATGAGACTACCAACTTTGCAAAAATTCCACATTAATGTTTTTTGTTGTCTTCAGGCCAGACAGGCCGATACTTTTCCAATCAATGAAAAGTATCCAAAAATCTTGTCAAAACGAACCCTCGCCCGCCCGTCTGGCTGCGTTAGCCGGACAGGGGCGTTTTGACGGCCTGCGCACCGCTTCGAAAAACATTTGACAAATTGTCCGACAACAACCCAATCACTTCCCCTAGCCGGTACGCGGACAAAATCGATTCATATCCTTTTTACCCGGGGCGTTACCCCGGGCTATTGCTTCACAGCCCTTCAGGCTGAACTCGCGACTGGCAAGCCCCAACGGGGCATGAGCAACAGCCCCATGCATCGCACGGGGTAGGAATATCGGAAAAACGAGGGTCGTTCGCGATCGGTGTTCTGCATCGCGTTATGATATTGCGGACGAAAAGGTAAAGGTATTTTTCCTCGATTCCTCCGCTACCGCGCGACCATATAATGTGGCGATGCACGATACCACGCGAAAGGAATTACGCGTTTACAGGGTTAGTGTGCCAACACAATTTTTCCGTATTGGTATTTCATTTAAACCCTCAAGTTGTTCTCCATTTGTACCAATTCGTTAGAATCTTCTTCCAGGATACCAGGTCTCCACAACAATTCTGCAAGGGTTTGTCATCGGTTAAACTGTAAGAAAAACCAGCGCAGTTATCAATCATACCACCTAAAAGGAATAGTACATGCTTATGTTCCTCGGGAACACAGACAACGGTTAAAATTGAACCTTCAGATTTTAGCATCTCGTTTGCTTCATCAACTGAGATCTGATCTGTCAACAAATTATTGGCGATAATCTCCAATTTCTCGCGATTGTTATAGACATAGATTCTTTCTCTCAGTCCATTTACGCCCCAGATAATCGGCAACACCGACACGTAAAAAATAATTCCTGTCAGGATTGTCAGTATCTTTCCTTTTAATCCTTTTGCTGCAACCAGATATACTATAAATCCAATTAGTCCGACAATTCCTCCAAGCAGAAAAAGGATTAGCATGACAAATGGGTTACTTTGCCCCAATTTTGCAGAAAATGCTACAATCAAGATTAAAAGTCCGGGCGAGAAAAACAAGATTTTGCCAATCAGGGCGGCTATTGATCCATCTGGTTCCAGGATCTCCTGTTCGCTTTCTCTATTTTCTTTACCTGTATACATGATCATTTATTTAGCGACTATTAAACTTGATATCGAACCGTTGATTTAAAAGCATCAATTCCTGGTTCTTTGAATAGTTCAAGCGAATGCGCCGGTTGTCAACAAAGTCGATCACAAGCTGTTTGCGCCATTCCTGCATCTTCAGCTTTTCGATATCTTTCTTATCGAATTTCTCCGTCACAATTTTATCCACCAGGTTATAGTAAGTAAATGTTAAGGAGGATTCCTTATCGTCCCACGCGAGATCAATGAGCTGATAGATGTCGGCGTAACTGAATATCATTAACGCTTGAATAACAACAATCCAGATCAAAATAGCCCACGAAAAATCATAGCGCAGGTATGCAACAAGGCAATAAACAGCAACCGCAATGGCACACGATACAAGTGCCTTCAGATAGGTCTTCTTATTATACGTTCTAACCAAGGCTAAATCCCGGGTATATTCTGACTCAATTTTATTGTGCATCCGATTTGCATTAGTGAAGGCGTGATTAGTGGCAACGTTCTGTCCGGTCAGCGAGCACGATAACCAAGGCCATTCGTTCTATTTTTCGACTTTCAATTTAGCATATTCTAACTAAACATATACAAAAGGCTATGTTTACTTATCAACAAAAGTTCAACATGATCCGATGACTATCGAAACACTCCTCCCTGGCCCGGTGCGCGGACAAATTCCAATCTCATCTTTTTACCCGGGGCGTTACCCCGGGCTATTGCTTCACAGCCCTTCAGGCTGAACTCGAGACTGGCAAGCCCCAACGGGGCATAAGCAATAGCCCCGTGCATCGCACGGGGTGGAAATATCGAAAAAAGAGGATCGTCCGCGATCGGTGTAATACATCGCATTATGATTTTGCGGACGAAAAGGCGTATAGGCGAATCTGCTGCATTAAGACTATGAACTCGCTCGAAGCGCACGACTGCACGAAGT harbors:
- a CDS encoding DUF3810 domain-containing protein; translation: MYTGKENRESEQEILEPDGSIAALIGKILFFSPGLLILIVAFSAKLGQSNPFVMLILFLLGGIVGLIGFIVYLVAAKGLKGKILTILTGIIFYVSVLPIIWGVNGLRERIYVYNNREKLEIIANNLLTDQISVDEANEMLKSEGSILTVVCVPEEHKHVLFLLGGMIDNCAGFSYSLTDDKPLQNCCGDLVSWKKILTNWYKWRTT